Proteins from a genomic interval of Rubinisphaera italica:
- a CDS encoding beta strand repeat-containing protein, whose protein sequence is MKRLLACITTACMLCVPVISSWADEVDSSGRVRLSDDNSTPPPIPHVIGSDDGTGRAVLNGMGEGLPQSSPVYQEMYNAPNLGYRMSGDVFTTQFRLDQRNGGLYGYDDGYVNVGAFIPKALDENSLMFFDIRGLFTNNSDGGFNLGLGRRNYDAYGDRVYSQSIWLDYDGGHVNQYLQGGVSWAMTSRYWRTRVNVNRILSDKDDFIGESIDTVNPFFAGNQINLNRDRYREVAYNHADASIGGPIPLLGQFGMNWDFGLYYESSYRGQDGVGFMAHVDANLTEDLTMDVRYTNDDIFGTSSQLSFVYNFPDGRASRVMRQPRVHDYMLRPEERNYRVSTKQYTVSDSIPLLNSFDNSPITVAHIDPFEVDNVLAAGDGSSENPFNSTEAWNNLTGAEKAEFDIVLVQPGVVPDGSFFTNNLNSGITIVENQRLLASTGRLVRTLGASGNELLTYAPHMVQANAGALGTGTYAIPGATADDTALFGTIFDPVTDPRPILTNDTPPITNPLLHYSVVTIDNSFSVACESDTEVSGFQISGANPNMPTMLNSGIVTANLLDPSINLHAGAGGNNGTGVTDFDINSNSIIDTVHGVNITHVGTGQGIVELNRIEGDGFNSNSGITINQNTATTGNLNLRVNDNLVFNVFGEDINNNGVLDAFLTGTEDLNGNGKLDIGEDLNGNGIIDVSEDNDKDGVLGADDLGIGISIVADGAGNSINSNFTEDTNGNGVLDVGEDANGNGRFDYGAISRNVTHLDEMQYFRQQGLDANGNVVNTFTAKDINGDIQLIPPTTVLSVSDTDDNVGNKNGMNLFADNGATVEANVISNDTSFNNPYQAGLLPTVKNPYVQTAPMALGNEYGFRAAADNGGTITLASPNAHLSNSNFGHGAIFEADNGSTFDMLTPMSGTFEVDSITGAIVNVVPSEFNDNGLNGLFINGDNSSSLTVQVGPSNSAFDFTLSNPADQTTRTYTILNQFLRNGQDGLDTTDGNGVHIRLDNGAVLTSVNEDANGNGILDLTEDTNGNGILDLGEDRDNDGILDLTEDLDGDGVLDRTGIFHAAITDNTNHGLLIDIQDTGSLGTTFNDFTLQESILSGNIQDGIYVSAEDTPFSGLRVANNQITNNGVNGINFQLLNSTMTDPFIEGNLINGNGNLQTFNPISQFNIDVVFQGGLSASQQVIFQSAANRWAEIIVGDVPDVGAIDDIQISAEAVAIDGVNGILGQAGPTGLRMGSNIPFQGIMQFDTADLAALEASGQLEDVILHEMGHVLGIGTIWQTQGLLLNPSNGDGVTDTRFTGALATAQYNTIFGTADTGVPVENSGGPGTADGHWRESILDNELMTGFLNSPGPNPLSRITAGSLQDLGYVVNLNASDAYSDPTPLNGTTTNPLNGTFNQNVGPFHYAAATPTPVNLVQIDPGAMGNGINISVLNSNLDNVIIENNLINGNTGDGVRLIDPQFATNNEGDNQIHYRLNQINNNIGYGLNTSLNLNNHLDAIICVNDISGNGLGGINVELSNNAIYHNGLIPPNTLLTPDPTDEESWFFGNTVNNNNGIGYHITAEDNSQFTLVGSTPEASTINGNQDAGLGIEMSENTVGDLRLDNVTINGNQDADAGGVNDNLNFNGEGIGIVLNDNAMLDNMRIGDPIVVNPANPGTIRPTTISGNLNNGISIVASGSTSLQTPLIANSTISNNGTNGTGDGINVVRNQSAIVGDDANVIPPLLTIPGGTGGASVPSPIAPLGLSTLVPPFPFSTNTVPAPPAEAFVIRDSVINGNGGDGIDLTANLANNNDEYLIQQNDISGNGANGVRLFAQGDAEMLVDIRYSTINDNGANGIFLVTNQNDFTDEVSITGTWVGLQIDNNTGDGINLSGVFGDLNNTLRPLQIGSNFTEDLNNNGFLDPGEDLDGDGRLDSDAVMITNNGGNGINIPGVGFYTVSNAFIDGNGGSGLNVTSPSSGYVDRSVISNNTLHGINLSSTGFFEDINLVMTNSLIQDNLRDGIQMTVNPGGNTRTNSTGAGNPEIEVVFDTNVVRDNGGRGIDTTVQGDGAASVDINNIIVSGNGEQGIYNLITASTTQSNEVSADVDLAQDGSIFANAFLDFSISADPGFNGTGQNQIVNNALGDSYNGGGLVFRVGTTGADSNTPNNRPFEDPNTVNPAALGGLRASIDDTNMMGNNGVDFWMHTFTSTVNPATTGGAWTDQNTNPRNGANDVYTPSGYQQDPLARIQIDSLSNLTGQSADVFGASRTGGTTDNQNFAFYNNNEPIFKSRTQNQDNGTDGGADDNGPFNSGTRSRNATRLPARTTFVTMTPLPPDLTIIDPPLNSDNFLFPGVGESTMQINSLIPAFDAALGGFAAVNSDFTNQIFLNNNGGISGFDTSYYFEPY, encoded by the coding sequence ATGAAACGTCTTCTCGCCTGTATCACGACAGCATGTATGCTGTGTGTTCCTGTCATCTCCTCTTGGGCAGATGAAGTGGACTCATCGGGTCGCGTCCGACTATCGGACGACAACTCGACGCCTCCACCGATTCCGCACGTCATCGGTTCCGATGACGGAACGGGAAGAGCCGTGTTGAACGGCATGGGGGAAGGATTGCCTCAATCCTCTCCTGTGTACCAGGAAATGTACAATGCCCCGAACCTCGGCTATCGGATGTCCGGGGATGTCTTTACGACTCAGTTTCGTTTAGACCAACGCAACGGCGGCCTGTATGGTTACGACGATGGCTATGTCAACGTCGGGGCCTTCATCCCCAAAGCTCTGGATGAGAACAGTTTGATGTTCTTCGACATCCGCGGCTTGTTCACGAACAACTCGGATGGGGGTTTCAACCTGGGACTGGGACGTCGTAATTACGATGCCTACGGCGACCGCGTCTACTCGCAGTCGATCTGGCTCGATTACGATGGCGGCCACGTCAATCAGTATTTACAGGGTGGTGTCAGCTGGGCGATGACCTCGCGTTACTGGCGTACCCGCGTGAATGTGAACCGCATTTTGAGTGATAAAGATGATTTCATTGGCGAGTCTATCGATACCGTGAACCCATTCTTCGCGGGTAATCAGATTAACCTGAATCGCGATCGATACCGCGAAGTCGCCTATAACCATGCCGACGCCTCGATTGGTGGACCAATTCCACTGCTCGGTCAATTCGGCATGAACTGGGACTTCGGTCTGTATTACGAATCATCCTATCGCGGTCAGGATGGAGTGGGCTTCATGGCTCATGTCGATGCAAATCTGACTGAAGACCTAACGATGGATGTTCGTTATACCAACGACGACATTTTCGGAACCAGTTCACAGCTCAGTTTCGTTTACAACTTTCCTGATGGTCGGGCCTCACGCGTGATGCGACAGCCTCGCGTTCACGATTACATGCTGCGTCCTGAAGAACGTAACTACCGCGTCAGTACAAAACAATATACAGTTTCCGACAGCATCCCATTGCTGAACAGCTTTGACAATTCGCCGATCACGGTTGCACATATCGATCCGTTTGAAGTCGATAATGTTCTGGCTGCTGGCGATGGTTCTTCAGAGAATCCCTTCAACAGTACGGAAGCCTGGAATAATTTGACAGGAGCTGAAAAGGCTGAGTTCGATATTGTTCTTGTTCAACCGGGTGTTGTACCGGATGGAAGTTTCTTCACGAACAACCTGAACTCAGGGATCACGATTGTTGAAAATCAACGACTCCTGGCATCAACAGGACGACTTGTCAGAACTCTTGGCGCGAGCGGAAATGAACTTCTAACTTATGCACCTCATATGGTTCAGGCGAACGCAGGAGCCTTGGGAACCGGTACTTATGCAATCCCGGGAGCGACGGCAGATGATACGGCTCTGTTTGGAACCATCTTCGATCCTGTCACCGACCCACGGCCAATCCTGACAAACGATACACCACCAATCACCAACCCATTATTACACTACTCTGTCGTCACCATCGATAACAGTTTCTCTGTGGCCTGCGAATCTGATACGGAAGTTTCTGGCTTCCAGATCAGTGGTGCCAATCCGAATATGCCAACGATGCTCAACAGCGGTATCGTGACGGCTAATCTGCTCGATCCATCGATCAACCTGCATGCAGGTGCCGGTGGCAACAACGGAACCGGTGTGACCGACTTCGATATCAACAGCAACTCAATCATCGATACTGTTCACGGTGTCAATATCACCCATGTGGGAACTGGCCAGGGTATTGTCGAATTGAACCGCATCGAAGGTGATGGCTTTAATTCAAACTCTGGCATTACCATTAATCAGAATACGGCCACAACCGGTAACTTGAATCTGCGTGTGAATGATAACCTTGTGTTCAATGTCTTCGGTGAAGATATTAACAACAACGGTGTTCTGGATGCTTTCCTCACAGGTACTGAAGACCTGAACGGAAATGGTAAGCTCGATATTGGGGAGGACCTCAATGGAAATGGCATCATCGATGTCAGCGAAGACAACGACAAAGATGGCGTACTCGGGGCAGATGACCTGGGTATTGGTATCAGCATTGTTGCAGACGGAGCTGGTAACAGCATCAATTCCAACTTCACTGAAGATACGAATGGTAATGGTGTCCTGGACGTCGGCGAAGATGCCAACGGTAACGGACGATTCGACTACGGTGCCATTTCCCGCAACGTGACTCACCTGGACGAAATGCAATATTTCCGTCAGCAGGGTCTGGATGCCAATGGAAATGTTGTGAATACATTCACCGCCAAAGATATCAATGGTGATATCCAACTGATTCCACCGACAACGGTTCTGTCGGTTTCCGATACCGATGACAATGTCGGTAACAAGAATGGTATGAATCTGTTCGCTGATAATGGTGCAACGGTTGAAGCCAATGTCATCAGCAACGATACCTCTTTCAACAATCCTTACCAGGCCGGATTACTGCCAACGGTAAAGAATCCATATGTCCAAACCGCACCGATGGCTTTGGGGAACGAATATGGTTTCCGAGCAGCAGCTGATAACGGTGGAACAATCACACTGGCCTCGCCAAACGCTCACTTGTCCAACAGCAACTTCGGACATGGGGCAATCTTTGAAGCCGATAATGGTTCAACATTCGACATGCTCACTCCAATGAGCGGCACGTTCGAAGTGGATTCTATCACTGGAGCGATAGTCAATGTTGTCCCAAGCGAATTCAACGACAACGGTTTGAACGGTTTGTTCATCAACGGAGATAACAGCAGTTCATTGACTGTCCAGGTGGGACCTTCCAACTCGGCTTTCGATTTCACACTGTCTAACCCAGCCGATCAAACAACACGTACCTATACCATTTTGAACCAGTTCCTGCGTAACGGCCAAGATGGACTCGACACCACAGACGGCAATGGAGTTCACATTCGTCTCGATAACGGTGCAGTACTGACCAGTGTCAATGAAGATGCCAATGGCAACGGAATACTGGATTTGACTGAAGACACCAACGGAAACGGAATTCTGGATCTTGGCGAAGACCGCGACAACGATGGAATTCTGGACTTGACTGAAGACCTCGACGGCGACGGTGTTCTGGATCGAACCGGAATTTTTCACGCAGCAATCACTGACAATACCAACCATGGTTTGCTGATCGACATTCAGGATACAGGATCACTGGGAACGACATTCAACGACTTTACCCTCCAGGAAAGTATTCTCAGCGGAAACATTCAGGACGGTATTTATGTCAGTGCTGAAGATACTCCATTCAGTGGGCTCAGAGTTGCTAACAACCAAATCACTAATAACGGTGTGAATGGTATTAACTTCCAGTTGCTCAACTCGACAATGACTGACCCCTTCATTGAAGGCAACCTGATTAACGGCAACGGGAATCTGCAGACCTTCAATCCGATCAGTCAGTTCAATATTGATGTCGTCTTCCAGGGTGGATTGTCTGCCTCACAGCAGGTCATCTTCCAGTCGGCTGCTAATCGCTGGGCGGAAATTATTGTGGGTGATGTTCCCGATGTCGGAGCCATTGATGATATCCAGATCTCAGCTGAGGCTGTTGCCATCGATGGTGTGAACGGTATTCTCGGACAGGCCGGACCGACTGGCTTACGAATGGGATCTAACATTCCATTCCAGGGAATCATGCAATTCGATACCGCCGACCTGGCTGCACTCGAAGCGAGTGGTCAGTTGGAAGATGTTATCCTGCATGAAATGGGACACGTCCTCGGAATTGGAACCATCTGGCAGACTCAAGGCTTGCTGCTAAATCCAAGTAACGGCGATGGCGTAACAGATACCCGCTTCACGGGAGCGTTGGCCACAGCACAATACAATACAATTTTCGGAACAGCTGACACTGGGGTACCAGTGGAAAACAGCGGTGGACCCGGAACAGCTGATGGACACTGGAGAGAGTCAATTCTCGACAATGAGTTGATGACTGGCTTCCTGAATTCACCAGGCCCGAATCCTCTGAGCCGAATTACTGCCGGTTCGCTGCAGGACCTTGGTTATGTTGTCAATCTGAACGCATCGGATGCTTATTCAGACCCAACACCACTTAATGGAACAACGACGAATCCTCTGAATGGAACATTCAATCAGAATGTCGGACCATTCCATTACGCTGCAGCCACACCAACACCAGTCAACCTGGTCCAAATCGATCCCGGTGCAATGGGCAACGGTATCAATATCTCTGTTCTCAATAGTAATCTCGACAATGTGATCATCGAGAACAACCTGATCAACGGGAATACGGGAGACGGTGTTCGCCTGATCGATCCTCAGTTCGCTACGAACAACGAGGGAGATAACCAGATTCACTACCGACTCAACCAGATCAACAACAACATTGGTTATGGTTTGAATACTTCGCTGAATCTGAACAATCATCTCGATGCGATCATCTGCGTGAACGATATCTCCGGCAATGGTCTGGGTGGTATTAACGTCGAACTTTCTAACAACGCCATTTATCACAACGGCCTTATTCCTCCGAATACCTTGTTGACTCCTGATCCAACCGATGAAGAGTCCTGGTTCTTCGGTAACACGGTGAACAACAATAATGGTATTGGTTACCACATTACCGCCGAAGACAACAGTCAGTTCACTCTGGTTGGTAGTACTCCGGAAGCCAGCACAATCAATGGCAACCAGGATGCTGGACTCGGAATTGAAATGTCTGAAAACACCGTGGGTGATCTTCGACTCGATAATGTGACCATCAATGGCAATCAGGATGCTGATGCCGGTGGTGTCAATGATAACCTTAACTTCAACGGAGAAGGTATTGGCATTGTCCTGAACGACAATGCAATGCTTGACAACATGCGAATTGGTGATCCGATTGTCGTGAACCCTGCCAACCCTGGCACGATTCGTCCAACAACAATCAGCGGTAACCTGAATAATGGTATCTCTATCGTGGCCTCCGGTTCTACGTCACTCCAGACACCATTGATCGCCAACTCGACGATCTCCAACAACGGTACTAACGGGACCGGAGATGGTATCAACGTGGTGCGAAATCAATCGGCAATCGTCGGTGATGATGCCAACGTCATTCCACCCTTGTTGACTATCCCAGGTGGGACAGGAGGAGCTTCTGTTCCTTCACCAATCGCACCACTGGGGCTTTCAACTCTGGTTCCACCATTCCCATTCTCAACCAATACGGTTCCTGCCCCACCAGCAGAAGCATTTGTCATTCGTGACAGTGTCATCAATGGTAACGGTGGAGACGGTATCGACTTGACTGCGAATCTGGCAAATAACAATGATGAATATCTGATCCAGCAGAACGACATCTCCGGTAACGGAGCCAATGGTGTCCGCTTGTTTGCTCAGGGTGATGCCGAGATGCTGGTCGATATTCGATACAGCACCATTAATGACAACGGTGCCAACGGGATCTTCCTGGTCACAAACCAGAATGACTTCACTGATGAAGTTTCCATCACTGGAACCTGGGTCGGCCTGCAAATCGACAATAACACAGGTGATGGTATTAACCTCTCAGGTGTGTTTGGTGATCTGAATAATACCCTTCGTCCTCTGCAGATCGGATCTAACTTTACGGAAGACCTGAACAATAACGGCTTCCTGGATCCCGGCGAAGACCTCGATGGTGACGGTCGACTCGACTCTGATGCTGTTATGATTACCAATAACGGAGGAAATGGTATTAATATTCCTGGTGTCGGATTCTATACCGTCAGCAATGCCTTTATCGATGGTAACGGTGGAAGCGGCTTGAATGTAACTTCACCTTCAAGCGGGTATGTGGATCGTTCCGTTATCAGTAATAATACTCTTCACGGAATCAACCTCTCCTCAACAGGCTTCTTTGAAGATATTAATCTTGTTATGACCAACTCGTTAATTCAAGATAACTTGCGTGATGGTATTCAAATGACGGTGAATCCCGGTGGTAATACTCGTACTAACTCAACCGGTGCGGGCAATCCTGAAATCGAAGTGGTCTTCGATACTAACGTGGTTCGCGACAATGGTGGACGAGGTATTGATACCACAGTGCAAGGCGACGGTGCGGCTTCGGTTGATATCAACAATATTATTGTCTCAGGAAATGGTGAGCAGGGGATTTACAACCTGATCACTGCTTCAACAACACAGAGCAATGAAGTGTCAGCCGACGTTGACTTAGCTCAGGATGGAAGCATCTTTGCCAATGCCTTCCTGGACTTCTCAATCTCTGCTGATCCAGGCTTCAACGGCACTGGCCAAAACCAGATCGTCAACAATGCTCTGGGAGACAGCTACAACGGCGGGGGACTTGTCTTCCGTGTCGGAACGACAGGAGCTGACAGTAACACGCCAAACAATCGACCTTTTGAGGATCCAAACACTGTTAACCCAGCTGCATTAGGTGGATTGAGAGCCTCTATCGACGATACCAATATGATGGGTAACAATGGGGTTGACTTCTGGATGCATACCTTCACCTCCACAGTTAATCCAGCAACGACCGGTGGAGCCTGGACCGATCAGAACACCAACCCGCGTAACGGTGCAAACGACGTGTACACACCTAGTGGATATCAACAGGATCCATTGGCACGAATTCAAATCGATTCATTGTCAAACCTGACCGGTCAATCTGCTGATGTCTTCGGAGCCTCTCGAACAGGCGGAACTACTGACAACCAGAACTTCGCCTTCTACAACAACAATGAACCTATCTTCAAATCCCGTACTCAGAATCAGGATAACGGCACCGATGGAGGAGCAGATGATAATGGTCCATTCAACAGTGGCACACGTTCACGAAATGCAACTCGACTACCAGCTCGAACAACCTTCGTGACAATGACACCACTGCCACCAGACTTGACCATCATTGATCCTCCTCTTAACTCCGACAACTTCCTCTTCCCAGGGGTTGGAGAAAGCACGATGCAGATCAATTCACTGATCCCAGCATTCGATGCAGCTCTTGGAGGATTCGCAGCGGTTAACTCCGACTTCACAAATCAAATCTTCCTCAACAACAACGGTGGTATCAGCGGATTCGATACCAGCTACTACTTCGAACCTTATTAA
- a CDS encoding branched-chain amino acid aminotransferase: MNIAHALYHDEAGFIVSAELVLIATICVVGLVVGLSEVAWGVNEELEDVGSAFGSVNQSFAYRGAAGCKGAVAGSYFGDEYDYCDSQWNLACDSQPTAESYK, translated from the coding sequence ATGAACATTGCACACGCGTTATACCACGATGAAGCTGGCTTCATCGTTTCTGCAGAACTGGTCCTGATCGCGACAATTTGCGTTGTTGGCCTGGTGGTCGGCTTGTCCGAAGTCGCCTGGGGCGTGAACGAAGAACTCGAAGATGTTGGCTCGGCCTTCGGTAGCGTTAACCAAAGCTTCGCCTACCGCGGAGCAGCCGGCTGCAAAGGAGCAGTGGCGGGAAGTTACTTCGGAGATGAATACGACTACTGCGACAGCCAATGGAATTTGGCCTGCGACTCTCAGCCGACTGCGGAAAGTTATAAGTAG
- a CDS encoding branched-chain amino acid aminotransferase: MTQLINALYNDEAGFIVSAELVLVATIAVLGMVVGLSEVAFNVNQELEDVGSAFGSINQNFHYNGTAGHKGGIAGSKYNDEWDQCDDSCDVSCDVAPTGESY; this comes from the coding sequence ATGACTCAACTCATCAACGCTCTTTACAACGACGAAGCTGGTTTCATTGTTTCTGCTGAACTCGTTCTCGTTGCCACGATTGCCGTGCTCGGAATGGTTGTCGGACTTTCCGAAGTCGCTTTCAACGTAAATCAGGAACTCGAAGACGTCGGATCAGCTTTTGGCTCAATCAATCAGAACTTCCACTACAACGGAACAGCCGGTCACAAAGGCGGAATCGCTGGCAGCAAATACAACGACGAATGGGATCAGTGCGATGATTCCTGCGACGTGAGCTGCGATGTCGCCCCAACCGGCGAAAGCTACTAA
- a CDS encoding MMPL family transporter, whose translation MVAFCATLFCGLAALTNLQFKSDRSDLISPDAKFHQRWMEYCERFRESNELVILVEGSDPVLRKQAVTWFEKELLSRPDQFKNVLTVDSFYAPDEALEFSEQVHLLTRELQLTESITQSNAAGSPLLSLLSISEQELSSSDYGSTPDPLLVTNRVAKSLERSLQEIDHSFKQFFPDSVTANEEFWHRYVGSPDRQEINQSESAVNSTADRSTLIEAETTDESSLITLVPQTETIAGGDKYQKTLASLHKIVSACRQRFPQLNIGVTGIPQLEYEEMSRSQADMTLASLLSATGVILLLIFGYRGLSLPIICCVTVGVSMIWTLGATTFLIGHLNILSMAFAAILVGLGIDFGIHLLSSYQDFCSQGRAVDASLSLAGHTVGRGIVTAALTTSVAFLCAGFTEFPGVAELGIIAGVGVLLAVVATFVIFPPLVVLISSKKRTDLSRTIEAHAVKHTAFMNLLRFSVVERPFRTLLLTLLPISGLCLNAWEWSSHGPDCLVKYDANLLNMQPRDLPALETRNALTKNQDDDVLYAVTWYASREQAIEQADRFRKLETVGEVIELASEQTVGFNTYPGMPENGLASGMNQQALQASVRRAVSMESPTLASLPHNPSEVGQRLENILEKLTQTETILSTQLRLEVDHFLDIFAKQPFDIQIQILGAAEREMIRSLWSEVRLIAINLQEHLELQQMYQQDIVERFRSAEGDWLLQIRPNIDVWDDAGLQQFVTDLRTVESDVTGVPIQNFEASRQLKESYLNAAAYAALAIILILMLDVCHKRTIVRVWPICVLAISGIVGLRFWSHWDLASELTLLKLLFAFTGLIVAFSLVMEKRRCVIGLLALLPPTIGAAMLLGSMSLFEISFTPANLIALPLVLGIGIDDGVHVIHDFYRSKQRYTMSGNTCRALVLTTLTSMVGFGSLAFASHRGLAGLGQVVVTGIASCLIVSIIILPALLSWLFDERTVAQSNEDEYKLSENQKPLTKQNFAA comes from the coding sequence TTGGTTGCTTTCTGTGCGACGCTCTTCTGCGGTCTTGCGGCTCTGACAAATCTTCAGTTCAAATCCGACCGATCCGATCTCATCAGTCCGGATGCGAAATTTCATCAGCGTTGGATGGAATATTGCGAGCGTTTTCGAGAATCCAATGAGTTAGTCATTCTGGTCGAAGGCTCAGATCCTGTTCTGCGAAAGCAGGCGGTGACCTGGTTTGAAAAAGAATTGCTTTCTCGTCCCGATCAGTTCAAGAATGTGCTGACGGTCGATTCCTTTTATGCTCCCGATGAAGCACTCGAATTTTCCGAACAGGTACACTTGCTGACTCGTGAATTGCAACTGACCGAATCCATCACTCAATCGAATGCCGCTGGTTCGCCGCTATTGAGTCTGCTGTCGATTTCGGAACAGGAACTCAGTTCATCGGATTACGGCTCGACACCAGATCCTCTGCTGGTCACCAATCGGGTCGCTAAATCGCTGGAGAGATCCCTGCAGGAAATTGATCATTCCTTCAAACAGTTTTTTCCCGACTCCGTCACTGCCAACGAGGAGTTCTGGCATCGCTATGTCGGATCTCCGGACCGTCAGGAGATAAATCAGAGTGAATCCGCAGTGAATTCCACGGCAGATCGATCCACACTCATTGAAGCCGAGACTACGGATGAAAGCAGTCTGATTACACTCGTGCCTCAGACCGAAACGATTGCGGGTGGAGATAAGTATCAAAAAACGCTGGCATCGTTGCATAAAATCGTCTCGGCCTGCAGGCAGCGATTTCCTCAATTGAATATTGGTGTCACCGGAATTCCTCAGCTCGAATACGAAGAGATGTCGCGCTCGCAGGCCGATATGACACTTGCTTCGCTGCTCTCTGCAACCGGGGTTATTCTATTGCTGATCTTCGGCTACCGAGGACTCTCGTTACCGATCATTTGCTGCGTAACGGTTGGCGTCAGCATGATCTGGACATTGGGGGCGACAACATTTCTGATTGGCCATTTAAATATCCTCTCGATGGCATTTGCTGCGATTCTGGTCGGACTTGGTATCGATTTCGGAATCCATCTGTTGTCGAGCTATCAGGACTTTTGCAGCCAGGGGCGTGCGGTTGATGCTTCACTGTCTCTGGCAGGTCATACTGTCGGACGAGGAATAGTCACTGCGGCCTTAACAACTTCGGTCGCGTTTTTATGTGCAGGCTTCACGGAGTTTCCCGGAGTCGCAGAGTTGGGAATCATTGCGGGAGTGGGCGTTCTACTCGCTGTTGTGGCAACTTTTGTCATCTTCCCACCACTTGTTGTTCTGATCAGTTCCAAAAAACGAACTGATCTTTCTCGTACAATTGAAGCACATGCCGTCAAGCATACTGCGTTCATGAATTTGCTGAGGTTTTCAGTCGTCGAACGCCCCTTCCGAACATTACTGCTGACACTGTTACCCATCTCGGGACTATGTCTGAATGCCTGGGAATGGAGTTCTCATGGCCCAGACTGCCTCGTGAAATACGATGCGAATTTGCTCAACATGCAGCCTCGCGATTTGCCGGCTCTGGAAACTCGAAATGCGTTGACGAAGAATCAGGATGACGATGTTCTGTATGCGGTCACCTGGTATGCTTCACGCGAGCAGGCCATTGAGCAGGCAGATCGTTTTCGAAAACTGGAGACTGTTGGAGAAGTCATCGAACTGGCTTCGGAGCAGACGGTCGGCTTCAACACATATCCCGGTATGCCTGAGAACGGACTGGCAAGTGGGATGAATCAGCAAGCTCTGCAAGCGAGTGTTCGGCGAGCAGTCTCGATGGAGAGCCCGACTCTGGCCAGCTTGCCGCACAATCCTTCCGAAGTGGGACAACGGCTGGAAAATATTCTCGAAAAACTGACTCAAACGGAAACTATTCTCAGCACACAATTGAGACTCGAAGTCGATCATTTTCTGGATATTTTCGCAAAGCAACCATTTGATATTCAAATTCAAATTCTCGGAGCAGCAGAGCGGGAAATGATTCGCTCATTATGGTCGGAAGTTCGGCTCATCGCAATCAACCTGCAGGAACATCTCGAACTTCAACAGATGTACCAGCAGGATATCGTCGAGCGATTCCGAAGTGCCGAAGGCGATTGGCTCCTGCAGATTCGACCGAATATCGATGTCTGGGACGATGCCGGCCTACAGCAATTTGTGACCGATCTTCGCACAGTCGAAAGCGATGTAACTGGCGTGCCAATCCAGAACTTTGAAGCGTCGCGACAACTCAAAGAGAGCTATCTGAACGCGGCTGCCTATGCGGCTCTGGCCATCATTCTCATTCTGATGCTCGATGTCTGTCACAAAAGAACGATTGTTCGAGTCTGGCCAATATGCGTGCTGGCAATTTCAGGAATTGTGGGACTTCGTTTCTGGAGTCACTGGGATTTGGCTTCGGAGCTAACCCTATTAAAACTTCTGTTTGCCTTCACAGGCTTGATTGTCGCCTTCAGTCTGGTGATGGAAAAACGGCGCTGTGTGATTGGCTTACTCGCTTTGTTGCCCCCCACTATTGGAGCAGCAATGCTTCTCGGCTCAATGTCGTTGTTCGAAATCTCATTCACACCTGCCAATCTTATTGCTCTGCCACTCGTATTAGGCATCGGTATTGATGATGGCGTACATGTCATTCACGATTTTTATCGCAGCAAACAACGCTATACGATGTCGGGAAATACGTGCCGGGCGCTGGTGTTGACCACCCTCACCTCAATGGTCGGCTTCGGTTCTCTGGCCTTCGCTTCTCATCGCGGACTGGCAGGACTGGGGCAAGTTGTGGTTACTGGGATCGCCAGCTGCTTAATTGTTTCGATCATCATTCTCCCTGCGTTGCTGTCCTGGTTATTCGATGAGCGAACAGTGGCTCAATCCAACGAAGACGAATACAAGCTCAGTGAGAATCAGAAGCCGTTAACCAAACAAAACTTCGCGGCTTGA